From one Nonomuraea polychroma genomic stretch:
- a CDS encoding glycoside hydrolase family 10 protein, with translation MRTGRPLLAAAALAVVTATAAYAFGPGATEAPAASKKKTTTAATPVAACKADARYPKRQLRGVWIATVKNIDWPSRTGLSAERQKAEYIKILDSAAKRNFNAVFVQVRPASDALYKSSIEPWSQFLTGTAGKDPGWDPLPFLIDEAHKRGLEFHAWFNPYRASYDADVAKLPANHPARQHRDWTVKYGDRLYYNPGLPQVREHVVKVITDVVDRYDVDGVHFDDYFYPYPGEGGQFNDTAAFTKYGKGKSLADWRRANVNTLVAEVDKVIHERKSHVKFGISPFGIWRNKSNDPSGSATNGMSAYDSIYADAKAWINSGTVDYVMPQLYWPRGFKAADYKVLAPWWAQAVKGSDVHLYIGQALYRVGAQDDKAWTKPDELAAHLTLNRKHKQVDGDVYFSAKQLLTNPLGAMDRVAKDHYGRPALLPLMKERGGQAPAAPAGAKALAQSAGAKATGSTMTWTPSAGARAYAVYQLPEPGEDCQATDARNLVAVVSDPSYVVKAPGTYLITSLDRLHNESKPVKVKVDAV, from the coding sequence ATGCGAACTGGACGCCCACTCCTAGCCGCCGCAGCCCTCGCCGTCGTCACCGCCACCGCCGCCTACGCGTTCGGCCCCGGTGCGACCGAGGCCCCCGCGGCGAGCAAGAAGAAGACGACCACCGCCGCCACCCCCGTGGCCGCCTGCAAGGCCGACGCCCGCTACCCGAAGCGCCAGCTCCGGGGCGTCTGGATCGCCACGGTCAAGAACATCGACTGGCCCTCGCGGACCGGGCTGTCCGCCGAGCGGCAGAAGGCCGAATACATCAAGATCCTGGACAGCGCGGCCAAGCGCAACTTCAACGCCGTCTTCGTCCAGGTGCGACCCGCCTCCGACGCGCTCTACAAGTCGTCGATCGAGCCTTGGTCTCAGTTCCTGACGGGCACGGCGGGCAAGGACCCGGGCTGGGACCCGCTGCCGTTCCTCATCGACGAGGCTCACAAGCGGGGCCTGGAGTTCCACGCGTGGTTCAACCCGTACCGGGCCTCCTACGACGCCGACGTCGCGAAGCTGCCCGCCAACCACCCGGCCCGGCAGCACCGGGACTGGACGGTCAAGTACGGCGACCGCCTCTACTACAACCCCGGCCTGCCGCAGGTGCGTGAGCACGTCGTCAAGGTCATCACGGACGTGGTGGACCGCTACGACGTGGACGGGGTGCACTTCGACGACTACTTCTACCCGTACCCGGGCGAGGGCGGCCAGTTCAACGACACCGCCGCCTTTACAAAGTACGGCAAGGGCAAGAGCCTGGCCGACTGGCGGCGTGCCAACGTCAACACGCTCGTCGCCGAGGTGGACAAGGTCATCCACGAGCGGAAGAGCCACGTCAAGTTCGGCATCAGCCCGTTCGGCATCTGGCGGAACAAGTCGAACGACCCGTCGGGCTCCGCCACCAACGGCATGTCCGCCTATGACTCGATTTATGCCGACGCCAAGGCGTGGATCAACTCGGGCACCGTCGACTACGTGATGCCGCAGCTCTACTGGCCGCGCGGCTTCAAGGCCGCCGACTACAAGGTGCTGGCTCCGTGGTGGGCGCAGGCCGTCAAGGGCTCCGACGTGCACCTGTACATCGGGCAGGCCCTCTACCGGGTCGGCGCCCAGGACGACAAGGCCTGGACCAAGCCGGACGAGCTGGCCGCGCACCTGACGCTCAACCGCAAGCACAAGCAGGTGGACGGCGACGTCTACTTCAGCGCCAAGCAGCTGCTCACCAACCCGCTGGGCGCGATGGACCGGGTCGCCAAGGACCACTACGGCCGGCCTGCCCTGCTGCCGCTCATGAAGGAGCGCGGCGGCCAGGCGCCGGCCGCGCCGGCGGGGGCGAAGGCCCTTGCCCAGTCGGCGGGGGCGAAGGCCACGGGCTCGACGATGACCTGGACGCCGTCGGCCGGGGCCCGCGCGTACGCGGTCTACCAGCTGCCGGAGCCCGGCGAGGACTGCCAGGCCACGGACGCCCGCAACCTGGTCGCGGTCGTCTCCGACCCGTCGTACGTGGTCAAGGCGCCGGGAACCTACCTGATCACCTCGCTCGACCGCCTGCACAACGAGAGCAAGCCGGTCAAGGTGAAGGTGGACGCGGTCTGA
- a CDS encoding HIT family protein, with protein sequence MHDQAGAGAPDNFDRLWTPHRMAYIKGENKPTGTGPDDGCPFDAIPKMSDEDGLIVARGESVYAVLNLYPYNSGHLMVVPYRHVSDYDELRPDELVEMGEFTQKSLRALRKASGAQGFNVGMNLGHVAGAGIAAHLHQHVVPRWGGDTNFMPVVAQTKVLPQLLRDTRQLLADAWG encoded by the coding sequence ATGCACGATCAGGCAGGGGCCGGGGCTCCCGACAACTTCGACCGTCTGTGGACCCCGCATCGCATGGCCTACATCAAGGGTGAGAACAAACCGACGGGCACCGGCCCCGACGACGGGTGCCCGTTCGACGCGATCCCCAAGATGAGCGACGAGGACGGCCTGATCGTCGCCAGGGGCGAGAGCGTCTACGCGGTGCTCAACCTCTACCCGTACAACTCCGGCCACCTGATGGTCGTCCCCTACCGGCACGTGTCCGACTACGACGAGCTGCGTCCGGACGAGCTGGTCGAGATGGGGGAGTTCACGCAGAAGTCGCTGCGGGCGCTGCGCAAGGCCAGCGGCGCGCAGGGTTTCAACGTCGGCATGAACCTCGGTCACGTGGCCGGCGCGGGCATCGCCGCCCACCTGCACCAGCACGTCGTGCCCCGGTGGGGCGGCGACACGAACTTCATGCCGGTCGTCGCCCAGACGAAGGTCCTGCCGCAGCTACTTCGCGACACGCGCCAGCTTCTCGCCGACGCCTGGGGCTGA
- a CDS encoding Asp23/Gls24 family envelope stress response protein — protein sequence MSEALAEHSVPPAEAENAQNTEYTETGETAENAENPVPPDDGPLVEPPAPYPSGATVKGRIKIADEVVEKVAALAALEVAGVADMGGDLARAFESVRDRIGIGSRRGTQGVSAQIQDRQVAVSVTIVVEYGHVVMEVASEVKMNVARSVSRMLGLRVMEVNVTVDDVRLPGEGRPAPSEDPSDDATMAP from the coding sequence ATGAGCGAAGCTTTAGCAGAGCATTCCGTACCGCCCGCCGAAGCCGAGAACGCCCAGAACACCGAGTACACCGAGACTGGCGAGACCGCCGAGAACGCCGAGAACCCGGTACCGCCGGACGACGGCCCCCTCGTCGAGCCGCCGGCGCCCTACCCGTCCGGCGCGACGGTGAAGGGGCGGATCAAGATCGCCGACGAGGTCGTGGAGAAGGTCGCCGCTCTGGCGGCCCTCGAAGTGGCTGGGGTCGCCGACATGGGCGGCGACCTGGCGCGCGCCTTCGAGTCCGTACGCGACCGCATCGGCATCGGCTCGCGGCGCGGCACCCAGGGGGTCAGCGCGCAGATCCAGGACCGTCAGGTGGCGGTGAGCGTCACGATCGTGGTGGAGTACGGGCACGTGGTGATGGAGGTCGCCTCGGAGGTCAAGATGAACGTGGCCAGGAGCGTGAGCCGGATGCTCGGATTGCGCGTCATGGAGGTCAACGTGACCGTGGACGACGTCCGCCTGCCGGGCGAGGGCCGCCCTGCCCCCTCCGAAGACCCGTCCGACGACGCCACCATGGCCCCCTGA